The following coding sequences lie in one Lepidochelys kempii isolate rLepKem1 chromosome 18, rLepKem1.hap2, whole genome shotgun sequence genomic window:
- the LOC140900194 gene encoding cyclin-dependent kinase 11B isoform X3, translating to MGDEKDSWKVKTLDEILQEKKRRKEQEEKAEIKRIKNSDDRDSKRDSLEEGELRDHRMEITIRNSPYRREDSMEDRGEEDDSLAIKPPQQMSRKEKAHHRKDEKRKEKRRHRSHSAEGGKHARVKEKEREHERRKRHREEQDKARREWERQKRREMAREHSRRERDRLEQLERKRERERKMREQQKEQRELKERERRAEERRKEREARREVSAHHRTVREDYGDKVKIRTWSRSPLRQQREKLEQGDGRKPVKEEKTEERDLLSDLQDISDSERKTSSAESSSGESGSGSEEEEEESSSGESEEEEEEEEEEEEEEEEEEEEEEETGSNSEEVSEQSAEEVSEEEMSEEEERENGNHIPVVTESRFDRDSAGSEGEEEEVGEGTPHSNTMTEGDYVPDSPASSPTELKQELPKYLPALQGCRSVEEFQCLNRIEEGTYGVVYRAKDKKTDEIVALKRLKMEKEKEGFPITSLREINTILKAQHPNIVTVREIVVGSNMDKIYIVMNYVEHDLKSLMETMKQPFLPGEVKTLMIQLLRGVKHLHDNWILHRDLKTSNLLLSHKGILKVGDFGLAREYGSPLKPYTPVVVTLWYRAPELLLGAKEYSTAIDMWSVGCIFGELLTQKPLFPGKSEIDQINKVFKDLGTPSEKIWPGYNELPAVKKMTFTEYPYNNLRKRFGALLSDPGFDLMNKFLTYYPGRRITAEDGLKHEYFRETPLPIDPSMFPTWPAKSEQQRVKRGTSPRPPEGGLGYSQLGDDDLKDTGFHLTTTNQGASAAGPGFSLKF from the exons ATGGGTGATGAAAAGGACTCTTGGAAAGTGAAAACTTTAGATGAaattcttcaggaaaaaaaacgAAGGAAGGAGCAAGAAGAGAAGGCAGAGATAAAACGCATTAAAAAT TCTGATGATCGGGATTCAAAGCGGGATTCCCTTGAAGAGGGGGAGCTGAGAGATCACCGTATGGAGATAACAATCAGGAATTCACCTTACAGGAGAGAAGATTCTATGGAAGATAG AGGAGAGGAGGATGATTCCTTGGCTATCAAACCACCACAGCAGATGTCACGGAAGGAAAAAGCACATCACAGGAAAGATGAGAAGAGGAAAGAGAAACGTAGACATCGTAGTCATTCAGCAGAAGGAG GGAAGCATGCCAGGGTAAAAGAGAAGGAACGTGAGCATGAACGTAGGAAAAGACATCGAGAAGAGCAGGATAAGGCTCGACGTGAATGGGAAAGGCAGAAGAGGAGGGAAATGGCTAGGGagcattccaggagggagag GGATCGTCTAGAGCAGCTTGAGCGAAAACGAGAACGGGAGAGAAAAATGCGAGAGCAACAAAAAGAGCAAAGGGAACTAAAAGAACGGGAAAGGCGAGCTGAAGAAAGGCGCAAGGAACGGGAGGCCAGACGAGAAG TTTCTGCACATCATAGAACAGTGAGGGAAGATTATGGAGACAAAGTAAAAATAAGAACCTGGAGTCGCAGCCCATTACGACAGCAAAGAGAGAAGCTTGAGCAAGGAGATGGCAGGAAGCCAG TAAAAGAGGAGAAAACAGAAGAAAGAGACCTGCTTTCGGATTTGCAAGACATCAGTGACAGTGAGAGAAAAACTAGCTCAGCAGAGTCTTCGTCAGGAG AATCTGGATCTGgttcagaggaagaggaggaggaatctAGCAGTGGAGAAtcggaagaggaggaggaggaggaggaagaggaggaagaagaagaggaggaggaggaggaggaggaagaggagacagGAAGCAATTCTGAGGAAGTGTCTGAACAGTCAGCTG AAGAGGTGAGTGAAGAAGAAATGAGTGAAGAAGAAGAGCGAGAGAATGGAAATCACATTCCAGTTG TTACAGAGTCAAGGTTTGATCGAGATTCAGCAGGAAgtgaaggagaagaggaggaagtgggggaggggacccCACATTCCAATACAATGACAGAAGGAGATTATGTTCCTGATTCTCCAGCTTCATCGCCCACTGAGTTGAAACAAGAGCTACCCAAGTACCTTCCTGCGCTGCAG GGATGTCGTAGTGTGGAGGAATTTCAGTGTTTGAACAGGATTGAAGAAGGAACATATGGTGTGGTATACAgggcaaaagacaaaaaaactg ATGAAATTGTGGCTCTGAAGCGactgaaaatggaaaaggaaaaagaaggcTTTCCCATTACCTCTCTTAGAGAAATAAACACCATTCTGAAAGCACAGCACCCAAATATAGTCACTGTTAGA GAAATTGTTGTGGGCAGTAATATGGATAAAATCTATATCGTAATGAATTATGTAGAACATGACCTCAAAAGTCTGATGGAAACCATGAAACAGCCATTTTTACCAG GTGAAGTGAAAACTTTGATGATTCAGTTATTGCGTGGAGTCAAGCACCTTCATGACAACTGGATACTTCATCGGGACTTGAAGACCTCCAACTTGCTGCTGAGTCATAAAGGCATTTTAAAA GTTGGAGATTTTGGACTGGCCCGAGAGTATGGGTCACCTCTGAAGCCTTACACACCAGTAGTTGTGACACTATGGTACAGGGCACCAGAGCTGTTACTTGGCGCCAAG GAATACTCCACTGCAATAGATATGTGGTCAGTAGGTTGTATATTTGGAGAATTATTAACTCAGAAACCGCTGTTTCCAGGAAAATCAGAAATTGACCAGATTAACAAAGTTTTTAAG GACCTGGGTACCCCCAGTGAGAAAATCTGGCCTGGGTACAATGAACTGCCAGCTGTAAAGAAGATGACATTCACAGAGTATCCCTATAACAACTTACGCAAGAGGTTTGGGGCACTCCTTTCTGATCCAGGTTTTGATCTCATGAACAA GTTCTTGACATACTATCCAGGCAGAAGAATCACTGCTGAAGATGGTTTGAAGCATGAGTATTTCCGAGAGACTCCCCTTCCTATTGACCCATCCATGTTTCCAACATGGCCAGCAAAAAGTGAACAACAAAGAGTTAAGCGCGGCACAAGCCCACGACCTCCAGAGGGAGGACTTGGGTATAGTCAATTG GGTGATGATGATCTGAAAGATACAGGTTTTCACCTGACTACCACAAATCAAGGAGCATCTGCAGCAGGACCTGGCTTCAGCCTCAAGTTTTAA
- the LOC140900194 gene encoding cyclin-dependent kinase 11B isoform X2, with the protein MGDEKDSWKVKTLDEILQEKKRRKEQEEKAEIKRIKNSDDRDSKRDSLEEGELRDHRMEITIRNSPYRREDSMEDRGEEDDSLAIKPPQQMSRKEKAHHRKDEKRKEKRRHRSHSAEGGKHARVKEKEREHERRKRHREEQDKARREWERQKRREMAREHSRRERQMNVSRDRLEQLERKRERERKMREQQKEQRELKERERRAEERRKEREARREVSAHHRTVREDYGDKVKIRTWSRSPLRQQREKLEQGDGRKPVKEEKTEERDLLSDLQDISDSERKTSSAESSSGESGSGSEEEEEESSSGESEEEEEEEEEEEEEEEEEEEEEEETGSNSEEVSEQSAEEVSEEEMSEEEERENGNHIPVESRFDRDSAGSEGEEEEVGEGTPHSNTMTEGDYVPDSPASSPTELKQELPKYLPALQGCRSVEEFQCLNRIEEGTYGVVYRAKDKKTDEIVALKRLKMEKEKEGFPITSLREINTILKAQHPNIVTVREIVVGSNMDKIYIVMNYVEHDLKSLMETMKQPFLPGEVKTLMIQLLRGVKHLHDNWILHRDLKTSNLLLSHKGILKVGDFGLAREYGSPLKPYTPVVVTLWYRAPELLLGAKEYSTAIDMWSVGCIFGELLTQKPLFPGKSEIDQINKVFKDLGTPSEKIWPGYNELPAVKKMTFTEYPYNNLRKRFGALLSDPGFDLMNKFLTYYPGRRITAEDGLKHEYFRETPLPIDPSMFPTWPAKSEQQRVKRGTSPRPPEGGLGYSQLGDDDLKDTGFHLTTTNQGASAAGPGFSLKF; encoded by the exons ATGGGTGATGAAAAGGACTCTTGGAAAGTGAAAACTTTAGATGAaattcttcaggaaaaaaaacgAAGGAAGGAGCAAGAAGAGAAGGCAGAGATAAAACGCATTAAAAAT TCTGATGATCGGGATTCAAAGCGGGATTCCCTTGAAGAGGGGGAGCTGAGAGATCACCGTATGGAGATAACAATCAGGAATTCACCTTACAGGAGAGAAGATTCTATGGAAGATAG AGGAGAGGAGGATGATTCCTTGGCTATCAAACCACCACAGCAGATGTCACGGAAGGAAAAAGCACATCACAGGAAAGATGAGAAGAGGAAAGAGAAACGTAGACATCGTAGTCATTCAGCAGAAGGAG GGAAGCATGCCAGGGTAAAAGAGAAGGAACGTGAGCATGAACGTAGGAAAAGACATCGAGAAGAGCAGGATAAGGCTCGACGTGAATGGGAAAGGCAGAAGAGGAGGGAAATGGCTAGGGagcattccaggagggagag GCAAATGAATGTTTCCAGGGATCGTCTAGAGCAGCTTGAGCGAAAACGAGAACGGGAGAGAAAAATGCGAGAGCAACAAAAAGAGCAAAGGGAACTAAAAGAACGGGAAAGGCGAGCTGAAGAAAGGCGCAAGGAACGGGAGGCCAGACGAGAAG TTTCTGCACATCATAGAACAGTGAGGGAAGATTATGGAGACAAAGTAAAAATAAGAACCTGGAGTCGCAGCCCATTACGACAGCAAAGAGAGAAGCTTGAGCAAGGAGATGGCAGGAAGCCAG TAAAAGAGGAGAAAACAGAAGAAAGAGACCTGCTTTCGGATTTGCAAGACATCAGTGACAGTGAGAGAAAAACTAGCTCAGCAGAGTCTTCGTCAGGAG AATCTGGATCTGgttcagaggaagaggaggaggaatctAGCAGTGGAGAAtcggaagaggaggaggaggaggaggaagaggaggaagaagaagaggaggaggaggaggaggaggaagaggagacagGAAGCAATTCTGAGGAAGTGTCTGAACAGTCAGCTG AAGAGGTGAGTGAAGAAGAAATGAGTGAAGAAGAAGAGCGAGAGAATGGAAATCACATTCCAGTTG AGTCAAGGTTTGATCGAGATTCAGCAGGAAgtgaaggagaagaggaggaagtgggggaggggacccCACATTCCAATACAATGACAGAAGGAGATTATGTTCCTGATTCTCCAGCTTCATCGCCCACTGAGTTGAAACAAGAGCTACCCAAGTACCTTCCTGCGCTGCAG GGATGTCGTAGTGTGGAGGAATTTCAGTGTTTGAACAGGATTGAAGAAGGAACATATGGTGTGGTATACAgggcaaaagacaaaaaaactg ATGAAATTGTGGCTCTGAAGCGactgaaaatggaaaaggaaaaagaaggcTTTCCCATTACCTCTCTTAGAGAAATAAACACCATTCTGAAAGCACAGCACCCAAATATAGTCACTGTTAGA GAAATTGTTGTGGGCAGTAATATGGATAAAATCTATATCGTAATGAATTATGTAGAACATGACCTCAAAAGTCTGATGGAAACCATGAAACAGCCATTTTTACCAG GTGAAGTGAAAACTTTGATGATTCAGTTATTGCGTGGAGTCAAGCACCTTCATGACAACTGGATACTTCATCGGGACTTGAAGACCTCCAACTTGCTGCTGAGTCATAAAGGCATTTTAAAA GTTGGAGATTTTGGACTGGCCCGAGAGTATGGGTCACCTCTGAAGCCTTACACACCAGTAGTTGTGACACTATGGTACAGGGCACCAGAGCTGTTACTTGGCGCCAAG GAATACTCCACTGCAATAGATATGTGGTCAGTAGGTTGTATATTTGGAGAATTATTAACTCAGAAACCGCTGTTTCCAGGAAAATCAGAAATTGACCAGATTAACAAAGTTTTTAAG GACCTGGGTACCCCCAGTGAGAAAATCTGGCCTGGGTACAATGAACTGCCAGCTGTAAAGAAGATGACATTCACAGAGTATCCCTATAACAACTTACGCAAGAGGTTTGGGGCACTCCTTTCTGATCCAGGTTTTGATCTCATGAACAA GTTCTTGACATACTATCCAGGCAGAAGAATCACTGCTGAAGATGGTTTGAAGCATGAGTATTTCCGAGAGACTCCCCTTCCTATTGACCCATCCATGTTTCCAACATGGCCAGCAAAAAGTGAACAACAAAGAGTTAAGCGCGGCACAAGCCCACGACCTCCAGAGGGAGGACTTGGGTATAGTCAATTG GGTGATGATGATCTGAAAGATACAGGTTTTCACCTGACTACCACAAATCAAGGAGCATCTGCAGCAGGACCTGGCTTCAGCCTCAAGTTTTAA
- the LOC140900194 gene encoding cyclin-dependent kinase 11B isoform X10, producing MGDEKDSWKVKTLDEILQEKKRRKEQEEKAEIKRIKNSDDRDSKRDSLEEGELRDHRMEITIRNSPYRREDSMEDRGEEDDSLAIKPPQQMSRKEKAHHRKDEKRKEKRRHRSHSAEGVKEEKTEERDLLSDLQDISDSERKTSSAESSSGESGSGSEEEEEESSSGESEEEEEEEEEEEEEEEEEEEEEEETGSNSEEVSEQSAEEVSEEEMSEEEERENGNHIPVVTESRFDRDSAGSEGEEEEVGEGTPHSNTMTEGDYVPDSPASSPTELKQELPKYLPALQGCRSVEEFQCLNRIEEGTYGVVYRAKDKKTDEIVALKRLKMEKEKEGFPITSLREINTILKAQHPNIVTVREIVVGSNMDKIYIVMNYVEHDLKSLMETMKQPFLPGEVKTLMIQLLRGVKHLHDNWILHRDLKTSNLLLSHKGILKVGDFGLAREYGSPLKPYTPVVVTLWYRAPELLLGAKEYSTAIDMWSVGCIFGELLTQKPLFPGKSEIDQINKVFKDLGTPSEKIWPGYNELPAVKKMTFTEYPYNNLRKRFGALLSDPGFDLMNKFLTYYPGRRITAEDGLKHEYFRETPLPIDPSMFPTWPAKSEQQRVKRGTSPRPPEGGLGYSQLGDDDLKDTGFHLTTTNQGASAAGPGFSLKF from the exons ATGGGTGATGAAAAGGACTCTTGGAAAGTGAAAACTTTAGATGAaattcttcaggaaaaaaaacgAAGGAAGGAGCAAGAAGAGAAGGCAGAGATAAAACGCATTAAAAAT TCTGATGATCGGGATTCAAAGCGGGATTCCCTTGAAGAGGGGGAGCTGAGAGATCACCGTATGGAGATAACAATCAGGAATTCACCTTACAGGAGAGAAGATTCTATGGAAGATAG AGGAGAGGAGGATGATTCCTTGGCTATCAAACCACCACAGCAGATGTCACGGAAGGAAAAAGCACATCACAGGAAAGATGAGAAGAGGAAAGAGAAACGTAGACATCGTAGTCATTCAGCAGAAGGAG TAAAAGAGGAGAAAACAGAAGAAAGAGACCTGCTTTCGGATTTGCAAGACATCAGTGACAGTGAGAGAAAAACTAGCTCAGCAGAGTCTTCGTCAGGAG AATCTGGATCTGgttcagaggaagaggaggaggaatctAGCAGTGGAGAAtcggaagaggaggaggaggaggaggaagaggaggaagaagaagaggaggaggaggaggaggaggaagaggagacagGAAGCAATTCTGAGGAAGTGTCTGAACAGTCAGCTG AAGAGGTGAGTGAAGAAGAAATGAGTGAAGAAGAAGAGCGAGAGAATGGAAATCACATTCCAGTTG TTACAGAGTCAAGGTTTGATCGAGATTCAGCAGGAAgtgaaggagaagaggaggaagtgggggaggggacccCACATTCCAATACAATGACAGAAGGAGATTATGTTCCTGATTCTCCAGCTTCATCGCCCACTGAGTTGAAACAAGAGCTACCCAAGTACCTTCCTGCGCTGCAG GGATGTCGTAGTGTGGAGGAATTTCAGTGTTTGAACAGGATTGAAGAAGGAACATATGGTGTGGTATACAgggcaaaagacaaaaaaactg ATGAAATTGTGGCTCTGAAGCGactgaaaatggaaaaggaaaaagaaggcTTTCCCATTACCTCTCTTAGAGAAATAAACACCATTCTGAAAGCACAGCACCCAAATATAGTCACTGTTAGA GAAATTGTTGTGGGCAGTAATATGGATAAAATCTATATCGTAATGAATTATGTAGAACATGACCTCAAAAGTCTGATGGAAACCATGAAACAGCCATTTTTACCAG GTGAAGTGAAAACTTTGATGATTCAGTTATTGCGTGGAGTCAAGCACCTTCATGACAACTGGATACTTCATCGGGACTTGAAGACCTCCAACTTGCTGCTGAGTCATAAAGGCATTTTAAAA GTTGGAGATTTTGGACTGGCCCGAGAGTATGGGTCACCTCTGAAGCCTTACACACCAGTAGTTGTGACACTATGGTACAGGGCACCAGAGCTGTTACTTGGCGCCAAG GAATACTCCACTGCAATAGATATGTGGTCAGTAGGTTGTATATTTGGAGAATTATTAACTCAGAAACCGCTGTTTCCAGGAAAATCAGAAATTGACCAGATTAACAAAGTTTTTAAG GACCTGGGTACCCCCAGTGAGAAAATCTGGCCTGGGTACAATGAACTGCCAGCTGTAAAGAAGATGACATTCACAGAGTATCCCTATAACAACTTACGCAAGAGGTTTGGGGCACTCCTTTCTGATCCAGGTTTTGATCTCATGAACAA GTTCTTGACATACTATCCAGGCAGAAGAATCACTGCTGAAGATGGTTTGAAGCATGAGTATTTCCGAGAGACTCCCCTTCCTATTGACCCATCCATGTTTCCAACATGGCCAGCAAAAAGTGAACAACAAAGAGTTAAGCGCGGCACAAGCCCACGACCTCCAGAGGGAGGACTTGGGTATAGTCAATTG GGTGATGATGATCTGAAAGATACAGGTTTTCACCTGACTACCACAAATCAAGGAGCATCTGCAGCAGGACCTGGCTTCAGCCTCAAGTTTTAA
- the LOC140900194 gene encoding cyclin-dependent kinase 11B isoform X5 gives MGDEKDSWKVKTLDEILQEKKRRKEQEEKAEIKRIKNSDDRDSKRDSLEEGELRDHRMEITIRNSPYRREDSMEDRGEEDDSLAIKPPQQMSRKEKAHHRKDEKRKEKRRHRSHSAEGGKHARVKEKEREHERRKRHREEQDKARREWERQKRREMAREHSRRERQMNVSRDRLEQLERKRERERKMREQQKEQRELKERERRAEERRKEREARREVKEEKTEERDLLSDLQDISDSERKTSSAESSSGESGSGSEEEEEESSSGESEEEEEEEEEEEEEEEEEEEEEEETGSNSEEVSEQSAEEVSEEEMSEEEERENGNHIPVVTESRFDRDSAGSEGEEEEVGEGTPHSNTMTEGDYVPDSPASSPTELKQELPKYLPALQGCRSVEEFQCLNRIEEGTYGVVYRAKDKKTDEIVALKRLKMEKEKEGFPITSLREINTILKAQHPNIVTVREIVVGSNMDKIYIVMNYVEHDLKSLMETMKQPFLPGEVKTLMIQLLRGVKHLHDNWILHRDLKTSNLLLSHKGILKVGDFGLAREYGSPLKPYTPVVVTLWYRAPELLLGAKEYSTAIDMWSVGCIFGELLTQKPLFPGKSEIDQINKVFKDLGTPSEKIWPGYNELPAVKKMTFTEYPYNNLRKRFGALLSDPGFDLMNKFLTYYPGRRITAEDGLKHEYFRETPLPIDPSMFPTWPAKSEQQRVKRGTSPRPPEGGLGYSQLGDDDLKDTGFHLTTTNQGASAAGPGFSLKF, from the exons ATGGGTGATGAAAAGGACTCTTGGAAAGTGAAAACTTTAGATGAaattcttcaggaaaaaaaacgAAGGAAGGAGCAAGAAGAGAAGGCAGAGATAAAACGCATTAAAAAT TCTGATGATCGGGATTCAAAGCGGGATTCCCTTGAAGAGGGGGAGCTGAGAGATCACCGTATGGAGATAACAATCAGGAATTCACCTTACAGGAGAGAAGATTCTATGGAAGATAG AGGAGAGGAGGATGATTCCTTGGCTATCAAACCACCACAGCAGATGTCACGGAAGGAAAAAGCACATCACAGGAAAGATGAGAAGAGGAAAGAGAAACGTAGACATCGTAGTCATTCAGCAGAAGGAG GGAAGCATGCCAGGGTAAAAGAGAAGGAACGTGAGCATGAACGTAGGAAAAGACATCGAGAAGAGCAGGATAAGGCTCGACGTGAATGGGAAAGGCAGAAGAGGAGGGAAATGGCTAGGGagcattccaggagggagag GCAAATGAATGTTTCCAGGGATCGTCTAGAGCAGCTTGAGCGAAAACGAGAACGGGAGAGAAAAATGCGAGAGCAACAAAAAGAGCAAAGGGAACTAAAAGAACGGGAAAGGCGAGCTGAAGAAAGGCGCAAGGAACGGGAGGCCAGACGAGAAG TAAAAGAGGAGAAAACAGAAGAAAGAGACCTGCTTTCGGATTTGCAAGACATCAGTGACAGTGAGAGAAAAACTAGCTCAGCAGAGTCTTCGTCAGGAG AATCTGGATCTGgttcagaggaagaggaggaggaatctAGCAGTGGAGAAtcggaagaggaggaggaggaggaggaagaggaggaagaagaagaggaggaggaggaggaggaggaagaggagacagGAAGCAATTCTGAGGAAGTGTCTGAACAGTCAGCTG AAGAGGTGAGTGAAGAAGAAATGAGTGAAGAAGAAGAGCGAGAGAATGGAAATCACATTCCAGTTG TTACAGAGTCAAGGTTTGATCGAGATTCAGCAGGAAgtgaaggagaagaggaggaagtgggggaggggacccCACATTCCAATACAATGACAGAAGGAGATTATGTTCCTGATTCTCCAGCTTCATCGCCCACTGAGTTGAAACAAGAGCTACCCAAGTACCTTCCTGCGCTGCAG GGATGTCGTAGTGTGGAGGAATTTCAGTGTTTGAACAGGATTGAAGAAGGAACATATGGTGTGGTATACAgggcaaaagacaaaaaaactg ATGAAATTGTGGCTCTGAAGCGactgaaaatggaaaaggaaaaagaaggcTTTCCCATTACCTCTCTTAGAGAAATAAACACCATTCTGAAAGCACAGCACCCAAATATAGTCACTGTTAGA GAAATTGTTGTGGGCAGTAATATGGATAAAATCTATATCGTAATGAATTATGTAGAACATGACCTCAAAAGTCTGATGGAAACCATGAAACAGCCATTTTTACCAG GTGAAGTGAAAACTTTGATGATTCAGTTATTGCGTGGAGTCAAGCACCTTCATGACAACTGGATACTTCATCGGGACTTGAAGACCTCCAACTTGCTGCTGAGTCATAAAGGCATTTTAAAA GTTGGAGATTTTGGACTGGCCCGAGAGTATGGGTCACCTCTGAAGCCTTACACACCAGTAGTTGTGACACTATGGTACAGGGCACCAGAGCTGTTACTTGGCGCCAAG GAATACTCCACTGCAATAGATATGTGGTCAGTAGGTTGTATATTTGGAGAATTATTAACTCAGAAACCGCTGTTTCCAGGAAAATCAGAAATTGACCAGATTAACAAAGTTTTTAAG GACCTGGGTACCCCCAGTGAGAAAATCTGGCCTGGGTACAATGAACTGCCAGCTGTAAAGAAGATGACATTCACAGAGTATCCCTATAACAACTTACGCAAGAGGTTTGGGGCACTCCTTTCTGATCCAGGTTTTGATCTCATGAACAA GTTCTTGACATACTATCCAGGCAGAAGAATCACTGCTGAAGATGGTTTGAAGCATGAGTATTTCCGAGAGACTCCCCTTCCTATTGACCCATCCATGTTTCCAACATGGCCAGCAAAAAGTGAACAACAAAGAGTTAAGCGCGGCACAAGCCCACGACCTCCAGAGGGAGGACTTGGGTATAGTCAATTG GGTGATGATGATCTGAAAGATACAGGTTTTCACCTGACTACCACAAATCAAGGAGCATCTGCAGCAGGACCTGGCTTCAGCCTCAAGTTTTAA